Genomic window (Drosophila albomicans strain 15112-1751.03 chromosome X, ASM965048v2, whole genome shotgun sequence):
AATGAATagttttgcaaattatttataacaattacaGTGATATATTTATGAAGGATACACATTTAGTatctacaaatatatgtatgtatatatagtattatagtacatatgtatcatGCATCCTCAAGTGGAATCTTTGATTTGCCTTTTagataataatacatatacgaaagtacgtatgtatgcatgtctgtacacatgtatgtatctgtgtgtgtgtgtctgtgtgagtgcaAGCAGCTTATATACTTATAGCATATACTATGTATACACACCCctattgtatatagtatgtaaatatctgtatatatcgtgtgtatgtgtgtgtgtgtgtagaatgAGCAAATCAATTGTGAGTGCGCCACGCCTTACACGCCAACTCTTCCTATTTCCACtccaaatacttaaaatacccCAGCAGAGGGTTTATCTGACAAACTAAACTTCTATATGAACAATCAGCTGAGTTCTTGACTATAActcagttttatttattttttttttaatctacCTACTTCTTGAGTTATtgagaaataaatgtaataaataactaGAAATAGTTTAcagaaaaattattattaaaagaatacacattttgtgaaaataaaaataaatacacatatgtataatatagaGGTCGAAAGTCATATTCGATATGTCATTCGACCAGTTTCATAATTGCCAGTTAATTCAATTTTCGTCTTATATAATTGTATTACTACTTACATATTCTTGAACTGTCATTGGATCAGATCACTTTGCTGGGGTATATTGTATAGTCGGGGCACCGAATATCGCTTTGCTATCatgatttttgttaaatatattacgCTTACAAAAATACAGATCATCTCAAACTACAATTACAACTCTCAATGACTCACAGTTTTACACAGTTTACTCGTATATAGATCGACATCGACATATAGTTATacagttacatacatattcataaatatatatagtgtatatagtatttctttttatcatCTTCATCTTTATCATATCCTTCCTTCCATTCCACCGTCCGCTCTGATTTCCCATCCGATTTACTGTGGGAACATTATATATCCTAATACTTACGATTCCAAAACCATTTTCTGCATATACAtcgcatacatatatagtatatatatatatatatatgtatttgtgctCAACTGGACTTAATGTTTACAATAATACGTGGTTTTTCTTAATACTTTCATTTTTtgggggttttttttttgttgttgttgtgtgtactTGGCAAAAAGCTGTGCAAGCAGGATATTATACACCAAACACAGATCCACACTCGATCCAAGTTTTGAAACGTTTATGCGGAATGGGAATTCAAGAATTCACGGACAACATTGAAAGACTCTTTTGGGAGAAGCTCATAAACGTTTCAAATCCTTCCAACTTCTGTCAtcttaaatgcattttaagcTTAAAATTCTGTTAATATTTGTGCTAAaaactatatgtatatataatttgttttatatgtagtttttttgtttttctctttcgctTTGGGGGGAaatatgcacacatacatatgtatattcgggcacacacgcacgcacacaaggaaaaaaaaaaagaggacgAAAAAGAAATGTACACTGATTAACAAAAGTAAGAAAAACAGTCTTTTCTAGgcttgctttgttttttttttgttttttttttttttttttttttttgttcacgCTGGAAACATAACTGTGTGAAAATTGCTTGACTGTCGTTAAATGTCttattttttgagttttttttttttttttgtatcttttttagTTTACGCGTAGCTTAGCTTGGACAACATTTTCGAAAAAGTTTCggatatttaatacaatatgCTTCAGAGTGCAATTTTATCaccaacaaatacacaaaacattTACTTGTAATACTAATTTTCGacggacaaaaaaaaatgttattccGGAACAAATCTTGGGACTTATATTTGCGTATTTGCTGGAGATAATTCAACTCACATGCACATAAATATGATGAAgcttttgtatatatgtatatatataatataatatctatAGATGCCTGTATATGTCTTGtatatatcataaaaatatgtaaatacatatagtaaataaaataaaaataagagaaaagcAACATCAAAAAGCGTGGAAAtggtaaatgaaatattatatggGGCACACGCACAGATTGCAAATTACTAGCagtagtatatatgtatatatctaaTCTATTTAATCATCGTCGGAcagatttgttgttgtgaggAGTGTGGCATTATCCTCGGCACCCTGCTCCTCGATATCCTGCGCAtgttaaaaaaatagaaaaagagaaaaagggtatataatatacatatatatttatattctgtTGATATGTTAAAATCACTATAGGTTTACGCTTGGAAGATTCTTGTTTGTGGTAAAGACCCCATAAAAACCAACTCCTTGAAAAAGACGACTTGCAGCTGTTGTTTCTTTAgcattttgttcattttttgtttcatgattttttcttatacaaaatatatttagcaatttgttgttaCATTCGTTAGGACGTAAAAAACCACACGATCCAAATGGTAACTAACATTAAAAAGTACTCGATAAACATTTCTTCCTCCATCTTTTCCTCTCATtcactttcgtttttttgtttttttgctataCACTTTAACAAACACAAGAACGAAAAcacatttgatttttatataattttgattcatttgttttatgtttcatttttttttcaagcatttttcttttcatgttttcttttgttgttattgatgtatgtataaaaataaaaaaatttgtttatttccaaaaaaaattaaaaaataatatgtaaaattatagtaaaattaaaaaaaaaaaacttaaaatgaaataaacatttcaatttgcataagtATTTTTACGATAAAAAGTTTCGCTCTATGAgacaaaaaagagagcaacaaaatgttgtgtgtgttgtgtttttgtatatgattgtttttttttttttaaatgcacaatagagaaagccaaaaaaaaaaaggttttgtGTTGTCTAGTGTATAATGTTCATAGCAAAGTGCTGGAGTTTTGAGAGTTCTCTTGATAGTCTGttgatgtcgttgttgttgttgttgtttttgttatctgtTGATTGAGCTTCTGGAAGTGTGCGgaagattttgttgttgttgttgttgcgctgtCATGCTCTGTCTACTTGAGCTTCTGCTTGACAGGACTGGCCTGATCCGCCTCGGGCAGATCGCTCTCCTTCTTGCGCTTCACCTTCTCCTTGTTGGGCGCCTTCGCCTTCTTCGTCTGTGCCGCCAACAGTTTGGCCTCTCGCTTCGCCTCACGCTTCGCCCTCAACTGCTCGGTGATGAACGAGAACACAAAGTATCCCTGCAGGGCAATCAAGGCGACCAACGCAAGCAGAGCACGCAACTTGTAGCTGCTGCCAGAGGCGCCGATGCCATAGTGCAACGTGAGCACACCAATCACCGAGGTGGCAAAACGCACCAGCACAAACACGGCGCTGTTCACGATGCGAACGCGAGCCAAACGCTCCTCGCGATCGAACACACCGATCAGCTGGAAGATGTGGGCGAGCAGTTCGCTGAAATAGTGCAGCGTCAACAGCACAATGGCCAAGCGTTGGAAGCTGAGCGTGTAGGCCAAAACGATGAGCGTGAATCCGCTAATGGAATGTATGATCTTGGGCTGTTGCTCCTCCTTGGCGCGCACCTTCTGGAAGTAGAGTTCGGGCAGCATATGCAGATAGTACGACAGCTGGATGATGAAGTAGAATTTGTGCAGGAAGCTCATCGCATGCGCCGTCGGATAGCCATCCCAGAGTTGGGCCACCTGACCCAGATAACCTTCGCGCAACGCCACATGAACGCCCCAGACGAAGGACAGCAGATAGAAGGTCACCAGTTGGCCGGATTCGTTGAAGCGAGCCAGCTTGAATTTCGATAGATGCAATTTCTTGCTAATCTTGTCGAGCACAAACTCCTGGATGATGGCATGCATAATGATGCAGGTCAGCGTATAGAAGAAGATTGCACAGTAATCCTTAATTCCGGCCGCATACGTATACGGCTTGCCGTAGGGCAGCTCACGGGACGCCTCCTCGCCGCTGACGTTGTGGTGCAGCGAGATGAAGGCGCTGGCAAATGAGGCCGTCGATTCGTTCATCAGGCCAACGACAAAGACCATGGCGATGCAGGAGATGATGTCGGCATGGTTTTGTATGACGAACTCGTGGCTCAGTATCGGTGGATTTTTGTTGGTCGTCTTGCGACCAAGTCCGGGTTTGATGGCCATgttctccttgttgttgttgttttagctgTAAAACGcaagttttgcttttgattagTGTTTGCTTGGCAAACTCACGATTGCTCTCTCCAgttccgtctctctctctctttcactctctcaaTGCGCGCGTTGTATGCGTGGCGCGTGCAacgtcatcagcagcagcagctgacgGCAGAGCCATGTGCATGCCTATGCCAAAATTGCCCTGAGAAATCAGTGCAATAGtagcatacatacacacacacacaacacacacatacaacgcGCGCATACACCACAGAAATTTGCCTTGTTGGCaccaacacgcacacacacataaatacacacagaACGCGCGCTCACACGACACAGTGTgagggagtgagagagcaagagagacaCACGCACgcaatttctttttgcttttcactaGACTTcgtattgttgtcgttgttgttgcttacaggATTGGAATTTTTGTGCAATCTGCTGCTGACGTAGGCGTCCTCCagctagttgttgttgtttgtgtgtatcAAAAAGagttttgatttcttttttacaCTCTGCctttttgttgcagttgctgaaAAGCGAAGaaacacttttctttttttcgctggttttttgtttttttttcgtttttccaGTACGCCTCTCTCTGGTCCAGCCGCctctgctgcctgcctgcctctggcttcttttttttacgtttAGCTGCTGCTCACCTGTGagtgagtgactgactgacagactgaATGAATGTGTGGCTACGTTTCaccaaaaatgcaacaacaagaaaaacacaaaaacaaattatagaaaaaacaacaacaaacaaaaaaacaaccgCTCTGTGAATGCCAAGGCGGCCTACTGctagccaaagcagcagcagcaacaacgcgGGCAGCGGCAGAGAGCGAGCACAATCAAAAActgcctcagcagcagcagcagcacgtcCAACAAAACACAGGCCAGCCAAGTCAGCAGCCAGCaacggtggcagcaacagagcCAAAgcagaaaacacaaaaaaaaaaacagaaaaaaaactgccACGCAAACGACTCTCGGCTCCAACGGCAATAGTGTATCGtcgtcgtgttgttgttgctgttgctgctgctaacaCACACTACCACTTGTTCACGTTGTCGTTTATTGCCTGCTCGcttctgcacacacacagctaagCCAATATGGCTATGCCGGCTAAACACAAGCGCTCTCGCTTTCACACGCCCAGAGCGCCACAATATTATGTTGTTGGGGGGCGCCCACTTTGCGTTGCCGACGACGTCGCGACGTCACGATGTTTAGCCACGATGttcgtattatttttttgttgttgttttgccgATTCGTTTACGTTCGCGTTCAGTTCGTGTGCCAGCCAGCCGACTGTGACGTGTAATTTGTTGtcgtttcggtttcggttatCGATAGCCACAATATGTGCGGTAAACAACAGTTTTTGCAACTCTGTTTACTTGCCATAGGCCATCAGCAAAACGAAGGTTTCGCACTCGCGTGACGTCacagctttttctttttatttccttttttttgtattgaactcacaaatttcaaatttgagtTACCAACAGcatatgcaattttaaatagtatgcactaaacacaatttttacacaatttcatttacaCACCATATCACTGTGACGTCACAGTTGAAATGGAATAAATGTGTGTACTCTCTGCTTATCAGAGTTGTGGCCATCTAAGCAGATTTGCCACTCACATTAGAGCGCGAACACTTAACAAGTATACGGCGCGtgtatacacaaaatatacgttaatatttaaaaattagtttaTTCTAATATGATATGAACTATGCAAATTATTCACACAACCCgaattaatttctataattatgGTTAACTCGGATAAGCTTCTGATACGGATACAACAAAGAGCCATATTTCTTATTGTAATATTGCTTCTGAATTACTTCATCAACAAAAAGTATACAATATTCAGAGTCCTTCTTTATTTGATCTTGGTTATGCATATAGCTGCTCTGCATTGCTGTaccttttttaaattcattttgcttAGTATCTAACTGCATGTTAATCCATTTTAACCATTCAtccaagttttttttgttttccttacAGTTCTTTtctatactatttggtatttgttgtAAGGATTccattcttttttaatttttcaatgaaTAATGAATTAGCTGAAtttgtgcttttattttctgtaAAGTTGCAGCTTAATGGAATTTTTGGAAAGTAGCAAGAAATTCGTAGCGATGATGTACGAAATGTATtcagaatttataatttttgatagCTGTCTAATTACGGAATAGTCGAACCTGTTCGGAAGTAGACAACGCctgctttatatatataatatcttgtattatattatatcttGTATGGTATTAGGAAAATAATTCCCAAATAACCCaaagtgtttttaatttaatctttCTGTTAAATTCAGTAATAGATTAAAGCAAGCTTGAGTAGTAACAAGGAAGTCCTTTAACTTTAAAGCAGAATAAATGGTTGTAGtagaaatgtatgtacatacgtatataaggattaaagtttatataatatGGTAGTCTAGtattaatgtttataaaagAGAATAAATGGGTGCAGTGTGTCATGGCAAGTGGACATCGAGAGCACAAAGCTAATCTCCGCCCATTATTGGATGCAGCCATAACAAACGTATGCACTTAGAGTAGTTGGTTGCTTGGAGGTTTCACCAATGGAGCACAGGGAGCAACAAAGGGGAGGACAAGGTTATGCAAAGAGTAATTAAATGCAGTTATACTCACGTTACGATTTCGCTTGCGCACCGAGGAGACGATGGTGCGCTTGTTGCGTGCCACGAGGCAGACCGTTATAATTAGAATCATGCCAATAAGTGCAAATCCAAGCAGGGCGGGCAACAGCACGCTATCCTCAGCCTTGTAGCCCTGCAAAACCACAACGCCAACAACGAGAGAAgaacgataaaaaaaaaaacaaacaaaaacatttgtcGAGTTTGTGGCATACGAGGCAAATTAGTGAGGCAAGGTCAACACGTTTACTTACCGACCACTGGACATAGGTGGATGGATCAATATATGCCCAATGCGTGTTCATCCAAGCATTATTGCTCTTATTCTGTGCCACATCCGTGTTGCTAGtaggctgttgttgttgctgttgttgcaactgctgctgctgctgttgttgttgttgctgctgctgttgctgggagTTGCTCTGCGTCTTGGCAAGCACGGGCGGCATTATGGGCTTCTTGGCCGCCGACTTGAGCAGCGGCACTTGAATGATGCGCGTGGTAATTGTGGCGGGCAAGTGACGCAGCGATGGTGGGGCAGCGGTGGCAACTGTTGTTATCGTTGCTGGTGTGCTTGCCACAGCAGccattgcagctgcagcagcctGTTCCGTtgccaatgttgttgttgctgctgtggtgcttgttgttgttgttgttgttgtcgatgttgtagTGGTTGTTGTGCTCGAAGAGGTTGTTGCCACAGCAGCTTCGGCTGCTGGTGGTGTTGTTGCCGAGATGTTGCCGACGTTGCTCGGCATGGTCTTGTTGACTTTCAGAATGAACTGCTCGACACCATTGCGATTCACAATCTGCACGGATTTACCCACATTCTGGCCAAGCATTGCAGCACCCAATGGGGAGGCCACAGCTGCAACTGTGGTTGCTGTgccatgttgctgctgctgctgctgctgttgcctgtcgCTGTGCGTGAACGCTGCCTTCGTTTTGAGGAACCATTCTGTGGGACTGGGCAAACACTCGGCCGAGACAAGGAACGGTATGAGCACGGCGCCAATGATGACGGTGCACACAAAGATCAAACCCAAATAGGCAAAGAATGTGCGACGTTTGCGTGGCGCTCCAGCGTTCCGTTTGTGGCAATTGGCGGAcggcgatgacgacgacgatgacgctGAAGCGgatgctgctcctgctcccgCTGCTGCCGAGGATGAAGCTGAGGATGACGAGGACGCTGCCAGGCGATTCTGCTTGCCTTCGATGCGAAAATCATCGTTCTGCGGCAATATCGTGTATTGCAAACTGTTCTCGCCATGTCGTATCGTTTTGTACATTTTGACCCGATTTCCGCTCTCGACTCCCTTCTATACTATATGGATATATTTGTaggtatatatgtgtgtgtatttatatataagcTTTCTATATGTTTATGCGATTATTACtgcagtttttcttttgttgctttttttcgCAAACTGTGCAGGacactttatatttttgaagatttttccgttttttatttttggggtttttttttgtggagccaattaatttgcaaattgcttgTTGccaattattgttattgttgttgctgctcctgctgcatGCTTCTCGCGCactaattttatgtttttattgattaagcgttttgttgttttgccagCAGGCTCGAAAAAACTACACAAGTTTTGGCGCAGTCGCAATTCGCATTCTGTGCTGCAGTGTTGGAAAACAGCGCGTAACGGTAAATACTACACACTGTCTGCAGTGTTGCACAACACTCGCTGACAGTGCTTGCAAGCTGTCGAGCGTCACTCGCAAAGctgcatacatacattttgtgAGGTGAAAacgtttcaaattttaaaattcacaaTTCACCACAGTTAACTCAAAATGAAGAAATTCCTATTTAAATGCAGTTTCTATACACATATAATTgttatgatatatattttgggtTCGAATTTGaaagttgtttattgttgtttgttaatattattaataaatttcattaatatttcagTGAGCAAACATTCAATATTGAATACTAAACttaaagtttatattattatgtataacGTAAATAAtgaagattatttatttagtcgtgttttggatttttaaaattgttactTGAAaagctataatatttttaagctacacatttttttttattttgtatatcatGAAGACTATTTTTGTGTTTAGTAGCCGCATGAATGTTTTAAATGAGCACGTGGACAAAAGCTGCTTGTTATACACCACAATGTACATGAGTTGTGAAAAACATGCCAAGGACTGTCATTGAATgactcattatattaataagaGCTTTTGCTGACAAAAGCTCTTCGATTTGGtcactttttatttcatgTAATAACTCACGAAAGCATAATAAACTTATCACGAAATGCAGTGCATAAACGAAAAGTGCTGACAAGAGCTAATTGATTTTCACCACACTTAGGCTTACCCAAGTTATATGGGTattagatatatatttaatttaaacgggctttacaaaaaaatatctgATTTAATTCGTATTGATGGCATGCCATTTTATTCGCTATTGACTTGAAAGCCATGTAAATAAGAGATCGTGATATGTGGCGCATAAACTTTTGTGCAGTGACAAAAGCTAGTtgctttaatatatttacatgaTAAATGAATACGATGTAACGATTTGGAAATATTTCGATATTGCCAGCGTTAACTTGGAAATATTCTAGAGATGCAGAcaaaagctgcttgctatTTAAGAGTAGTTAACAATTCGTGAAATTGCGTTGCGCATAAACCTATGATACAAGTCAAAAGCTAATCGCTTTGTGCACGGACCAAAGCTGTGTGTCAAACGGAATTTAAACAATAAAGCGCGAACCaataacaacttttttttgcaatccTATCATAAATcaactatatgtatatataaaaataaacttttgccAAACAGATTTATGGCCTTTGGCAATTGCAGCATTATTCAATTGAGCAATACGTATCGTGATCGAACGTATAGGCATAGGATAGACTGCGACTGATAAGACTTCGCAGACCCCGTCGATAAGTCTTGGGGCGGCCTCAAGAGCGTCGTCCAAAAGTGGCTTGCACAGTGAAGTGGGGTAAACGCAGGTGCGGAACGGTGCGGAACGACAAACTGTCGCGTTTATCGCCACAACTTGCCAAAGAAGTCAATATGTGCAAATGCAATGGGAAACGGTCAGTCACGTAAAGTCCATCAAACGGATTGGAACATGTACATTCTAACGATAATCTGCCTGAGCCTGGGCCTTGTGGTCGCCCTCCTCAGCCTCgccatgctgctgctgagccgCAAATCGATGCTCATCTTTGGCAAATACCCCTGCAAGGGAATCTTCTATTGGCTGAAGTACGGAATCGCGCTGCTGGTGCTGCGCCACCTGCGCTATCGCATCTACAAGCGCAACGAGGAGCTGCTTAGTTCGCCGGCGCATCTGGCCACCTTGGATCGCCCGCAGCCGCTGACGAGTGATCCCAAGAGCTACGATGTCGTCAGCTTTGTGGCGGCTAATGCAGCGGGCCAAAAGCTGATGGTAACGCTGGAACGACGTCGCCTGGGTGTGCTCAAGGCAGCGCTCTATTTGTGGCTGCCCGGCGAGGGTTTGTACAGTTCGCCCAAGCTGCCGGACATGGTGCACTTTACCACCGATGGCAAGGAGGAGAGCAGTGAGTTCAAAGGCGCTGGCTTTCACATCTACCCCGAGCAATCCATGCGCAGCTGGCGACTCAAATACGATGGCAAGTTGGTCAAGCAAGAGAAGGAGCAACTGTTGGATGTGCAGCTGGATCTGAGTTTCACCAGCACAGCGGATCACTTCAACTACAATCGGGACTTGAGCTCATCCCTGATTGCGGACTCGATAGCACGGGAGGCGTGGAACGATAGCTTCTACAGCATGCTGAAGAGCGTGGGACACATCGTGGAGAAGCGCACACATTACGAGCAGAATGGCGAACTCGCCGGCAACATTGTGCTCGGGGAGCGTCGCCTGGCGTTGGAGTTGCGCGGCTTTCGGGATCACAGCTTCGGCACCGAACGTTGCCTCAGCACGATCAATCGCTATGTGTACTTTGCCCTGTTGCTGGACGATGGCAGCAGCATGATTGTGGGCAACCTCAGTCAGCCCTCGTTCTTTTTGTCCTCACTGAAGGTGGGCTATGTGCGTACTCCCCGCGGCAACTATCAACCGATCACGGCCAGCAACTTTGAGCTGTACTCCTATGGGGAGCGTGGCACTCCGCCACAGCATCAGAACTTCATCGTTTACACCGCGGAGCAGCAGTACCTCGTCCAGATTCGAGTGGAGCACAGCGCTGTGCGTTATGTGGGTGGCGATTGGGAGTCCAAGGTGTACAATCAGTTTGTCGCCTGCACTGTCAATGGCATTCCGGGCCAGGGGCATGCCGAGTACCTGTATCGCCACAACGAGGGACGACCGGAGACGGTGGCTGCCCAGGATCCCAAGTGGTATCAGCGCATCAAGCGCTTTGAGCGCAGTCTCAGCAATATGGATTTGGTCAACGAGACTGAGGAGTTTATATTCTAATTTATGCTAAAGATGATTTCCATCTAATTTGCTtaagcacacacacgtacTTTACTCTCACATCAAACAatcatttatattaaacatatgtgatacattttccttttttttttaataaagctagtttaaaatataatacaaactCTTATTTAACGATTAGTCATCgttttcaattgctttgcaaCATTCTTAAGCGTCAATTagataattttgttttttttttttggaaa
Coding sequences:
- the LOC117578259 gene encoding putative uncharacterized protein DDB_G0282129, whose amino-acid sequence is MYKTIRHGENSLQYTILPQNDDFRIEGKQNRLAASSSSSASSSAAAGAGAASASASSSSSSPSANCHKRNAGAPRKRRTFFAYLGLIFVCTVIIGAVLIPFLVSAECLPSPTEWFLKTKAAFTHSDRQQQQQQQQHGTATTVAAVASPLGAAMLGQNVGKSVQIVNRNGVEQFILKVNKTMPSNVGNISATTPPAAEAAVATTSSSTTTTTTSTTTTTTTSTTAATTTLATEQAAAAAMAAVASTPATITTVATAAPPSLRHLPATITTRIIQVPLLKSAAKKPIMPPVLAKTQSNSQQQQQQQQQQQQQQLQQQQQQQPTSNTDVAQNKSNNAWMNTHWAYIDPSTYVQWSGYKAEDSVLLPALLGFALIGMILIITVCLVARNKRTIVSSVRKRNRNDIEEQGAEDNATLLTTTNLSDDD
- the LOC117576383 gene encoding uncharacterized protein LOC117576383, which codes for MGNGQSRKVHQTDWNMYILTIICLSLGLVVALLSLAMLLLSRKSMLIFGKYPCKGIFYWLKYGIALLVLRHLRYRIYKRNEELLSSPAHLATLDRPQPLTSDPKSYDVVSFVAANAAGQKLMVTLERRRLGVLKAALYLWLPGEGLYSSPKLPDMVHFTTDGKEESSEFKGAGFHIYPEQSMRSWRLKYDGKLVKQEKEQLLDVQLDLSFTSTADHFNYNRDLSSSLIADSIAREAWNDSFYSMLKSVGHIVEKRTHYEQNGELAGNIVLGERRLALELRGFRDHSFGTERCLSTINRYVYFALLLDDGSSMIVGNLSQPSFFLSSLKVGYVRTPRGNYQPITASNFELYSYGERGTPPQHQNFIVYTAEQQYLVQIRVEHSAVRYVGGDWESKVYNQFVACTVNGIPGQGHAEYLYRHNEGRPETVAAQDPKWYQRIKRFERSLSNMDLVNETEEFIF
- the LOC117578261 gene encoding translocating chain-associated membrane protein 1, which codes for MAIKPGLGRKTTNKNPPILSHEFVIQNHADIISCIAMVFVVGLMNESTASFASAFISLHHNVSGEEASRELPYGKPYTYAAGIKDYCAIFFYTLTCIIMHAIIQEFVLDKISKKLHLSKFKLARFNESGQLVTFYLLSFVWGVHVALREGYLGQVAQLWDGYPTAHAMSFLHKFYFIIQLSYYLHMLPELYFQKVRAKEEQQPKIIHSISGFTLIVLAYTLSFQRLAIVLLTLHYFSELLAHIFQLIGVFDREERLARVRIVNSAVFVLVRFATSVIGVLTLHYGIGASGSSYKLRALLALVALIALQGYFVFSFITEQLRAKREAKREAKLLAAQTKKAKAPNKEKVKRKKESDLPEADQASPVKQKLK